The Cellulomonas sp. S1-8 genome has a window encoding:
- a CDS encoding L-ribulose-5-phosphate 4-epimerase produces MTVTALDAYAPAVREEVARVREVVAALHAELPRWGLVVWTAGNVSQRVVVDPAGPSARDLLVIKPSGVTYDELTPESMVVCDLEGALVEGTRGPSSDTAAHAYVYTHLPHVGGVVHTHSTYATAWAARAEPVPCVLTMMADEFGGDIPVGPFALIGDNSIGRGIVETLRDSRSPAVLMRNHGPFTIGKDAKAAVKAAVMVEEVARTVHISRQLGEPLPIAQDDIDSLYARYQNVYGQQTSAAEPVEGDAR; encoded by the coding sequence ATGACCGTCACCGCCCTGGACGCCTACGCGCCCGCCGTCCGCGAGGAGGTGGCGCGCGTCCGCGAGGTGGTCGCCGCGCTGCACGCCGAGCTGCCCCGCTGGGGCCTGGTCGTGTGGACGGCGGGCAACGTGTCGCAGCGCGTCGTCGTCGACCCCGCCGGCCCGAGCGCGCGCGACCTGCTCGTCATCAAGCCGTCGGGCGTGACGTACGACGAGCTGACGCCCGAGTCGATGGTGGTGTGCGACCTCGAGGGCGCCCTCGTCGAGGGCACGCGCGGGCCGTCGTCGGACACGGCCGCGCACGCGTACGTGTACACGCACCTGCCCCACGTCGGGGGAGTGGTGCACACGCACTCGACGTACGCGACCGCCTGGGCGGCGCGCGCCGAGCCGGTGCCGTGCGTGCTGACGATGATGGCCGACGAGTTCGGGGGGGACATCCCCGTAGGGCCGTTCGCGCTCATCGGCGACAACTCGATCGGCCGCGGGATCGTCGAGACGCTGCGCGACTCGCGCAGCCCCGCGGTGCTCATGCGCAACCACGGCCCGTTCACGATCGGCAAGGACGCCAAGGCCGCGGTGAAGGCCGCGGTCATGGTCGAGGAGGTCGCGCGGACCGTGCACATCAGCCGGCAGCTCGGTGAGCCGCTGCCGATCGCGCAGGACGACATCGACTCGCTGTACGCCCGGTACCAGAACGTCTACGGCCAGCAGACCAGCGCCGCAGAGCCCGTCGAAGGAGACGCACGATGA
- the araA gene encoding L-arabinose isomerase: MSKAYPDQEIWFLTGSQDLYGEETLAQVAAQSQEVAAALDASGDVPATVVWKPVLKDSESIRRAMLDANADDRVLGVITWMHTFSPAKMWITGLDLLRKPLLHLHTQANVELPWDTIDFDFMNLNQAAHGDREYAYIATRLGLARTTVSGHVSNPAVTARIGTWVRAAAGWQASQDLRLVRFGDNMRNVAVTEGDKTEAEIRLGVSVNTWAVNDLVVAVAAVDDAAVDALVAEYEDLYDVVPELRAGGDRHESLRYAARQEIAIEGFLTERGAIAFTTNFEDLGDLRQLPGLAVQRLMGKGYGFGAEGDWKTAVLVRVAKVMGAGLPGGASLMEDYTYDLTPGAEKILGAHMLEVCPSLTTSTPRVEIHPLGIGGKEDPVRMVFSADAGPGVVVSLADMRDRFRLTANVVDVVPPTADLPHLPVARAVWEPRPDFATSSECWLTAGGSHHTVMSTAVGIEAWEIFADLARTELLVIDEATTRRGFADQVRWNQVYYRVAQGF, translated from the coding sequence ATGAGCAAGGCCTACCCCGACCAGGAGATCTGGTTCCTCACCGGCTCGCAGGACCTCTACGGCGAGGAGACGCTGGCGCAGGTCGCCGCGCAGTCGCAGGAGGTCGCGGCGGCGCTCGACGCGTCCGGCGACGTCCCGGCGACGGTCGTCTGGAAGCCCGTCCTGAAGGACTCCGAGTCCATCCGCCGCGCGATGCTCGACGCCAACGCCGACGACCGGGTCCTCGGCGTGATCACGTGGATGCACACGTTCAGCCCGGCGAAGATGTGGATCACGGGCCTGGACCTGCTGCGCAAGCCGCTGCTGCACCTGCACACGCAGGCCAACGTCGAGCTGCCGTGGGACACCATCGACTTCGACTTCATGAACCTCAACCAGGCCGCGCACGGCGACCGCGAGTACGCGTACATCGCGACGCGCCTGGGCCTGGCCCGGACCACGGTGTCGGGCCACGTGTCGAACCCGGCCGTCACCGCACGCATCGGCACGTGGGTGCGCGCGGCCGCGGGCTGGCAGGCGTCGCAGGACCTGCGCCTCGTGCGGTTCGGCGACAACATGCGCAACGTCGCGGTCACCGAGGGCGACAAGACCGAGGCGGAGATCCGCCTGGGCGTGTCGGTCAACACGTGGGCCGTGAACGACCTGGTCGTGGCGGTGGCGGCCGTCGACGACGCTGCGGTCGACGCGCTGGTCGCCGAGTACGAGGACCTGTACGACGTCGTCCCGGAGCTGCGCGCCGGGGGCGACCGCCACGAGTCGCTGCGGTACGCGGCCCGCCAGGAGATCGCGATCGAGGGCTTCCTCACCGAGCGCGGCGCGATCGCGTTCACCACGAACTTCGAGGACCTGGGCGACCTGCGCCAGCTGCCCGGCCTGGCCGTGCAGCGGCTCATGGGCAAGGGCTACGGCTTCGGTGCCGAGGGCGACTGGAAGACGGCCGTGCTGGTCCGCGTCGCCAAGGTGATGGGCGCCGGGCTGCCCGGCGGCGCGTCGCTCATGGAGGACTATACGTACGACCTGACGCCGGGCGCCGAGAAGATCCTCGGCGCGCACATGCTCGAGGTCTGCCCGTCGCTGACCACGTCGACGCCGCGCGTGGAGATCCACCCGCTGGGCATCGGCGGCAAGGAGGACCCGGTCCGCATGGTCTTCAGCGCCGACGCCGGCCCGGGCGTCGTGGTGTCGCTGGCGGACATGCGCGACCGGTTCCGCCTGACGGCCAACGTCGTCGACGTCGTCCCGCCGACGGCCGACCTGCCGCACCTGCCCGTCGCGCGCGCCGTCTGGGAGCCTCGCCCGGACTTCGCGACGTCGTCCGAGTGCTGGCTGACCGCCGGCGGCTCGCACCACACGGTGATGAGCACGGCCGTGGGCATCGAGGCGTGGGAGATCTTCGCCGACCTGGCTCGCACCGAGCTGCTCGTCATCGACGAGGCGACCACCCGCCGCGGGTTCGCCGACCAGGTGCGGTGGAACCAGGTGTACTACCGGGTCGCGCAGGGCTTCTGA
- a CDS encoding potassium channel family protein — protein MAESLRSGGGEPRNAPRTPKKDSGVLVIGLGRFGSAIASTLDRLGQDVLAVERNPELVAQWSGRIPLVEADAVNPDALEQLGAREFPVAVVGVGSYLEASVLITGNLVDIGVPQIWAKAISSEHARILQRIGAHHVVLPEADAGSRVAHLVSGKMLDYIEVEDGFTVVKMRPPKEAQGFTLAQSKVRERYGVTIIGVKSPGIDFQYATPETRISANDLIIVGGHADLLERFASRP, from the coding sequence TTGGCTGAGAGCCTGCGTTCAGGCGGCGGCGAGCCGCGCAACGCACCCCGCACCCCGAAGAAGGACTCGGGCGTCCTGGTCATCGGCCTCGGGCGGTTCGGGTCCGCCATCGCCTCGACCCTCGACCGCCTCGGCCAGGACGTCCTGGCCGTCGAGCGCAACCCCGAGCTGGTCGCCCAGTGGTCCGGGCGCATCCCGCTGGTCGAGGCCGACGCGGTGAACCCCGACGCGCTCGAGCAGCTGGGCGCACGCGAGTTCCCCGTCGCGGTCGTCGGCGTCGGGTCGTACCTCGAGGCGTCCGTGCTGATCACGGGCAACCTGGTCGACATCGGTGTCCCGCAGATCTGGGCCAAGGCGATCAGCTCCGAGCACGCGCGCATCCTGCAGCGCATCGGCGCGCACCACGTCGTCCTGCCCGAGGCCGACGCCGGGTCGCGCGTCGCGCACCTCGTCAGCGGCAAGATGCTCGACTACATCGAGGTCGAGGACGGGTTCACGGTCGTGAAGATGCGGCCCCCGAAGGAGGCGCAGGGGTTCACCCTCGCGCAGTCCAAGGTGCGCGAGCGGTACGGGGTCACGATCATCGGGGTGAAGTCACCCGGGATCGACTTCCAGTACGCCACACCCGAGACGCGCATCTCGGCCAACGACCTCATCATCGTCGGCGGTCACGCCGACCTGCTCGAACGCTTCGCCTCACGACCCTGA
- a CDS encoding LacI family DNA-binding transcriptional regulator — MTVDPRPAAAARPTPAHRSRDGRPPAMNDVAALAGVSHQTVSRVLNDHPSVRPATRERVVEAIATLGYRPNLAARALVTRRTGTLGVITPATALFGPTSTLVAFEQAARDAGFYVSVATLRDFSGGEVVAAVEHFLAQGVDGVVVVAPRSGTVDAVGGVHLPVPVVLVSSGREGADLPTVAVDQVVGGRLATEHLIATGRRDVVHVAGPQEWYDARDRLRGWREALQDAGLPVPEHRTGGWSAADGFAVGGDLVREGLPDAVFAANDQLALGLLAAFAQAGVRVPQDVAVVGFDDEPGTAFYHPPLTTVRQGFDDLGRRAVQSVVDALAGASAEHHPIAPELVVRRSSAPRDAAGGT, encoded by the coding sequence GTGACCGTGGACCCCCGCCCGGCCGCTGCCGCACGTCCCACGCCTGCGCACCGGTCACGCGACGGCCGGCCCCCGGCGATGAACGACGTGGCGGCGCTCGCGGGCGTCAGCCACCAGACGGTGTCGCGCGTGCTCAACGACCACCCGAGCGTGCGCCCGGCGACGCGCGAGCGGGTCGTGGAGGCCATCGCGACGCTCGGGTACCGGCCCAACCTCGCGGCGCGCGCGCTGGTGACGCGCCGTACCGGGACGCTCGGCGTGATCACGCCGGCGACCGCGCTGTTCGGTCCGACCAGCACGCTCGTCGCGTTCGAGCAGGCCGCGCGCGACGCGGGCTTCTACGTGTCGGTGGCGACGTTGCGCGACTTCAGCGGGGGTGAGGTCGTCGCGGCGGTCGAGCACTTCCTGGCCCAGGGGGTCGACGGCGTGGTCGTCGTGGCGCCGCGCAGCGGGACGGTCGACGCGGTCGGCGGGGTGCACCTGCCGGTGCCGGTGGTGCTGGTGTCGTCCGGTCGCGAGGGCGCCGACCTGCCGACGGTGGCCGTCGACCAGGTCGTGGGCGGGCGGCTCGCGACCGAGCACCTGATCGCCACGGGCCGGCGCGACGTCGTCCACGTCGCGGGCCCGCAGGAGTGGTACGACGCGCGGGACCGCCTGCGGGGGTGGCGCGAGGCGCTGCAGGACGCCGGCCTGCCGGTGCCGGAGCACCGCACGGGCGGGTGGTCCGCGGCCGACGGGTTCGCGGTCGGCGGCGACCTGGTCCGCGAGGGCCTGCCGGACGCGGTGTTCGCCGCGAACGACCAGCTGGCGCTGGGTCTGCTGGCGGCGTTCGCGCAGGCCGGTGTGCGGGTGCCGCAGGACGTCGCGGTCGTGGGGTTCGACGACGAGCCCGGCACCGCGTTCTACCACCCGCCTCTCACGACCGTGCGGCAGGGGTTCGACGACCTCGGCAGGCGGGCGGTGCAGTCGGTCGTGGACGCGCTGGCGGGGGCGTCGGCGGAGCACCACCCGATCGCGCCCGAGCTGGTGGTGCGGCGGTCGTCGGCCCCGCGCGACGCGGCGGGCGGGACCTGA
- the proC gene encoding pyrroline-5-carboxylate reductase produces MTTQDPGATPLVAVLGGGVMGGTLVAALRQGGWDAERVVVADQDAGRAAALAQEHGVRVADNRDAVASADVVLLAVKPDVVPAVLADIAPVLRAGALVVSVAAGVPLRVYEDALPAGTPVVRVMPNTPALIGKGASGIAPGAAADDAHLALVERMLAATGLVERVAEKHLDAVTALSGSGPAYAFYVIDALAEAGVLLGLPRDLASRLAVATVEGAAAMVAQSGEHPVVLRERVSSPGGTTVAGVAALDAHAVRAGLVAAVRAAADRSRELGAG; encoded by the coding sequence ATGACCACGCAGGACCCGGGGGCGACGCCCCTCGTGGCGGTGCTCGGCGGCGGGGTCATGGGCGGCACGCTCGTGGCGGCGCTGCGGCAGGGCGGCTGGGACGCCGAGCGGGTCGTCGTCGCCGACCAGGACGCGGGCCGGGCGGCGGCGCTCGCGCAGGAGCACGGCGTGCGGGTCGCGGACAACCGGGACGCGGTGGCGTCGGCCGACGTGGTGCTGCTGGCAGTCAAGCCGGACGTCGTCCCGGCCGTGCTCGCGGACATCGCCCCGGTGCTGCGCGCAGGCGCCCTGGTCGTGAGCGTCGCGGCGGGGGTGCCGCTGCGGGTCTACGAGGACGCCCTGCCCGCCGGGACGCCGGTCGTGCGGGTCATGCCGAACACGCCGGCGCTCATCGGCAAGGGTGCCAGCGGCATCGCTCCGGGCGCCGCCGCGGACGACGCGCACCTCGCGCTCGTCGAGCGGATGCTGGCGGCGACGGGCCTCGTCGAACGGGTCGCGGAGAAGCACCTCGACGCGGTGACCGCCCTGTCGGGCTCGGGTCCCGCGTACGCGTTCTACGTGATCGACGCGCTGGCCGAGGCGGGCGTGCTGCTGGGGCTCCCGCGGGACCTGGCGTCGCGGCTCGCGGTCGCGACCGTCGAGGGCGCGGCGGCGATGGTCGCGCAGAGCGGCGAGCACCCGGTCGTCCTGCGCGAGCGGGTGTCGTCGCCCGGCGGCACGACCGTCGCGGGCGTCGCGGCGCTCGACGCGCACGCGGTCCGGGCCGGCCTCGTCGCGGCGGTGCGTGCGGCCGCCGACCGCTCGCGCGAGCTCGGCGCGGGCTGA
- a CDS encoding alpha/beta fold hydrolase: MTVSTRTLDVPGAVLTYDVANPATPSAAPALLLIGSPMGAGGFGTLRSSFDDRVVVTYDPRGVERSTLAPGAAPTAPGTHGDDLHRLVEALGGGPVDVFASSGGAVNALAWVAAHPEDVGTLVAHEPPLPSALPDAAEASAAMLALHETYLRQGWGHAMAGFIALVSHEGPVPADWAQRPAPDPAAFGLPTQDDGTREDPMFAANMVTLNTYAVDVDAVRAAPTRVVVAVGAESGETLAARGARAVAAALGGEAVVMPGDHGAFLGGEYGQTGVPDQFAPALRTLLAG, translated from the coding sequence ATGACCGTCTCGACCCGCACCCTCGACGTCCCCGGGGCCGTCCTCACGTACGACGTCGCCAACCCCGCGACCCCGTCGGCGGCGCCCGCGCTGCTGCTCATCGGCTCGCCGATGGGTGCCGGCGGGTTCGGCACGCTGCGCTCGTCCTTCGACGACCGCGTCGTGGTCACCTACGACCCGCGGGGCGTGGAGCGCAGCACGCTCGCACCCGGCGCCGCGCCGACGGCGCCGGGCACGCACGGCGACGACCTGCACCGGCTCGTCGAGGCGCTCGGCGGCGGCCCGGTCGACGTCTTCGCGTCCAGCGGCGGCGCGGTGAACGCGCTCGCCTGGGTGGCCGCGCACCCCGAGGACGTCGGGACGCTCGTCGCGCACGAGCCTCCCCTGCCCTCGGCGCTCCCCGACGCGGCGGAGGCGTCCGCCGCGATGCTGGCGCTGCACGAGACCTACCTGCGCCAGGGCTGGGGTCACGCGATGGCCGGGTTCATCGCCCTCGTCTCGCACGAGGGGCCCGTCCCGGCGGACTGGGCGCAGCGACCCGCACCCGACCCGGCGGCGTTCGGCCTGCCCACGCAGGACGACGGGACCCGCGAGGACCCGATGTTCGCCGCCAACATGGTCACGCTGAACACGTACGCGGTCGACGTCGACGCCGTGCGAGCGGCCCCGACGCGGGTGGTCGTCGCGGTCGGCGCCGAGTCGGGCGAGACCCTCGCCGCCCGCGGCGCGCGGGCCGTCGCCGCGGCGCTGGGGGGCGAGGCCGTCGTGATGCCGGGCGACCACGGGGCGTTCCTCGGCGGGGAGTACGGGCAGACGGGCGTGCCGGACCAGTTCGCTCCCGCACTGCGTACGCTCCTGGCGGGCTGA
- a CDS encoding TrkH family potassium uptake protein, with the protein MAAGPGLLWSAREYVDRSARQSPARLALGVFALVIAVITVLLSAPWATAGGERAPLVDALFTATSATTVTGLVVVPTGEYWSAWGLVVILVAIKIGGLGVMTLASLLGMAVSRRIGLTQRLLVSSETKVTRLGEVGSLVRTVIVTSTVLEVAIALVLFPRLLVHGESTGTAAWHAVFYSVSAFNNAGFVPTPEGLDPFVSDWWMLLPIIIGVFIGSLGFPVILNVANHLREPRRWSLHSKLTITTSLALVLFGSVVVAAFEWTNPDTFRPLDAPGTILASLFAGVMPRSGGFSTVDVGQMHEGTWLLLDALMFVGGGSASTAGGIKVTTLAVMLLAIVAEGRGDRDVEAFGRRIPRETLQVAIAVSFVSATIVLIATLLLLAITGLTLDRVLFEVISAFATAGLSTGITADLPTPAKYVLVVLMFIGRTGTMTLAAALALRNRRRVIRYPEERPIVG; encoded by the coding sequence ATGGCAGCGGGGCCCGGCCTGCTGTGGAGCGCGCGCGAGTACGTCGACCGGTCGGCCCGGCAGTCCCCCGCACGACTCGCGCTCGGCGTCTTCGCCCTCGTCATCGCCGTCATCACCGTGCTGCTGTCCGCACCGTGGGCGACGGCCGGTGGCGAGCGCGCGCCGCTCGTCGACGCCCTGTTCACCGCGACGTCCGCGACCACCGTCACGGGGCTGGTCGTCGTGCCCACCGGGGAGTACTGGTCCGCGTGGGGCCTGGTGGTCATCCTCGTGGCGATCAAGATCGGCGGGCTGGGCGTCATGACGCTCGCGTCGCTGCTCGGCATGGCCGTGTCGCGGCGCATCGGCCTGACGCAGCGTCTGCTGGTGTCGTCCGAGACCAAGGTGACCCGCCTGGGCGAGGTGGGGTCGCTGGTCCGCACCGTCATCGTGACGTCGACGGTCCTGGAGGTCGCGATCGCCCTGGTGCTGTTCCCGCGGCTGCTCGTGCACGGGGAGTCCACGGGGACGGCCGCGTGGCACGCGGTGTTCTACTCCGTCTCGGCGTTCAACAACGCGGGCTTCGTGCCGACCCCCGAGGGGCTGGACCCGTTCGTCTCCGACTGGTGGATGCTGCTGCCGATCATCATCGGCGTGTTCATCGGGTCCCTGGGCTTCCCCGTCATCCTCAACGTCGCCAACCACCTGCGCGAGCCGCGCCGCTGGAGCCTGCACTCCAAGCTGACGATCACGACGAGCCTCGCCCTGGTGCTGTTCGGGTCCGTGGTGGTCGCGGCGTTCGAGTGGACCAACCCGGACACGTTCCGGCCGCTCGACGCCCCGGGGACCATCCTCGCGTCGCTGTTCGCGGGCGTCATGCCCCGCTCGGGCGGGTTCTCGACGGTCGACGTGGGGCAGATGCACGAGGGCACGTGGCTCCTGCTCGACGCCCTGATGTTCGTCGGCGGGGGCTCGGCGTCGACCGCGGGCGGCATCAAGGTCACCACCCTGGCCGTCATGCTGCTCGCGATCGTCGCCGAGGGCCGCGGCGACCGTGACGTCGAGGCGTTCGGCCGGCGCATCCCGCGCGAGACGCTGCAGGTCGCCATCGCCGTCAGCTTCGTCTCCGCGACGATCGTGCTGATCGCCACCCTCCTGCTGCTGGCCATCACCGGGCTGACGCTCGACCGCGTGCTCTTCGAGGTCATCTCGGCGTTCGCGACGGCCGGGCTGTCGACCGGCATCACCGCCGACCTGCCGACACCGGCGAAGTACGTGCTCGTCGTGCTCATGTTCATCGGCCGGACCGGCACCATGACGCTTGCGGCGGCGCTCGCGCTGCGCAACCGTCGACGTGTCATCCGCTACCCGGAGGAGAGGCCCATCGTTGGCTGA
- a CDS encoding PPK2 family polyphosphate kinase yields MAKGSKKSGKKSGKKSGKKSEKKSGKKSEAKAIEKALEKSRKKADESEVTAPTAVLDRAETQLPAEPTTDDVAERRDVAIDALRVGPGFRIADLDASSKPGFGGSRSEGERALDLMGEELSELQERLFAHGRTGGTRSVLLVLQGLDTAGKGGIVRHVLGRVDPQGVALRSFGVPTAEERRHHYLWRIRRALPPGGLIGVFDRSHYEDVLVARVDELVAPEVWQGRFDEINRFEAQVAAAGTTIVKVALWVSRDEQYARLHERLERPDKLWKYNPSDVDVRLRRPAYEEAYQDVLDRTSTDVAPWYVVPADSKWYARLAVSALLHGALSDLDLGWPAADYDVAAELARLEATR; encoded by the coding sequence ATGGCGAAGGGCAGCAAGAAGTCCGGCAAGAAGTCCGGCAAGAAGTCCGGCAAGAAGTCCGAGAAGAAGTCCGGCAAGAAGTCCGAGGCGAAGGCCATCGAGAAGGCCCTCGAGAAGTCGCGCAAGAAGGCGGACGAGAGCGAGGTCACCGCTCCCACCGCAGTGCTGGACCGCGCGGAGACGCAGCTGCCCGCCGAGCCCACGACCGACGACGTCGCCGAGCGCCGCGACGTCGCGATCGACGCGCTGCGGGTCGGGCCCGGGTTCCGGATCGCCGACCTCGACGCGTCCTCGAAGCCCGGGTTCGGCGGGTCGCGCTCCGAGGGCGAGCGGGCCCTGGACCTCATGGGAGAGGAGCTCTCCGAGCTGCAGGAACGGCTGTTCGCGCACGGCCGCACCGGCGGCACGCGCTCGGTGCTGCTCGTCCTGCAGGGGCTGGACACGGCGGGCAAGGGCGGCATCGTCCGCCACGTGCTCGGCCGCGTCGACCCCCAGGGCGTCGCGCTGCGCTCGTTCGGCGTCCCGACGGCCGAGGAGCGCCGCCACCACTACCTGTGGCGCATCCGCCGCGCGCTGCCCCCGGGCGGGCTGATCGGCGTGTTCGACCGGTCGCACTACGAGGACGTCCTGGTCGCCCGCGTCGACGAGCTGGTCGCACCCGAGGTGTGGCAGGGCCGGTTCGACGAGATCAACCGGTTCGAGGCCCAGGTCGCGGCGGCGGGCACGACGATCGTCAAGGTCGCGCTGTGGGTGTCGCGTGACGAGCAGTACGCGCGACTGCACGAGCGGCTGGAGCGCCCCGACAAGCTGTGGAAGTACAACCCCTCGGACGTGGACGTCCGGCTGCGACGGCCCGCGTACGAGGAGGCCTACCAGGACGTCCTCGACCGCACGAGCACCGACGTCGCGCCCTGGTACGTCGTGCCGGCCGACAGCAAGTGGTACGCCCGGCTGGCCGTCAGCGCCCTGCTGCACGGTGCGCTGAGCGACCTCGACCTCGGCTGGCCCGCGGCCGACTACGACGTGGCCGCCGAGCTGGCCCGCCTCGAGGCGACGCGCTGA
- a CDS encoding xylulokinase, giving the protein MAQQHGADALGGTAREALEQGRATLGIELGSTRIKAVLVGEDHVPLASGGHAWENQLVDGTWTYALDAVWDGLRAAVADLLADAEQRHGVRPTSLAAIGVSAMMHGYLAFDADDDLLVPFRTWRNTSTGAAAAELTELLGYNIPLRWSVAHLHQAVLDAEPHVADVRFVTTLAGYVHWRLTGRKVLGVGDASGMFPVDPATRDYDADLLARVDGLVADRLPVDHLADLLPDVLVAGQEAGRLTDEGAALLDPTGTLRAGTPLCPPEGDAGTGMVATASVAPRTANISVGTSIFAMVVLEQPLAAVHHEIDLVTTPAGDLVAMVHCNNGASELGEWAGVFGRFATALGSDAGADEVFGVLLREALDGDADGGGLLAYNYLAGEPITGLDQGRPLIVRTPDSRLTLANVVRTQVYGAFGTLSLGMRILAAEGVEVDTMYAHGGLFRTAGVAQRLLAAAVGAPVAVGRTAGEGGAWGIAVLAGYLASGATQDLGTYLTTRVFADAEIDVVQPDPADVAGYATYLERYEAGLAVERLATEVL; this is encoded by the coding sequence ATGGCGCAGCAGCACGGGGCCGACGCCCTCGGAGGCACGGCCCGCGAGGCCCTCGAGCAGGGCCGCGCGACCCTCGGCATCGAGCTCGGGTCGACGCGCATCAAGGCGGTCCTCGTGGGCGAGGACCACGTGCCGCTCGCGAGCGGCGGCCACGCCTGGGAGAACCAGCTCGTCGACGGCACCTGGACCTACGCGCTGGACGCCGTGTGGGACGGCCTGCGCGCCGCGGTCGCCGACCTGCTGGCCGACGCCGAGCAGCGCCACGGCGTGCGCCCGACGTCGCTCGCCGCCATCGGCGTCTCGGCGATGATGCACGGCTACCTCGCGTTCGACGCCGACGACGACCTGCTCGTGCCGTTCCGCACGTGGCGCAACACGTCGACGGGCGCGGCGGCCGCCGAGCTCACCGAGCTGCTCGGCTACAACATCCCGCTGCGCTGGTCGGTCGCGCACCTGCACCAGGCCGTGCTCGACGCCGAGCCGCACGTCGCGGACGTCCGCTTCGTCACGACGCTCGCCGGGTACGTGCACTGGCGCCTGACGGGCCGCAAGGTCCTCGGCGTCGGCGACGCGTCCGGCATGTTCCCGGTCGACCCCGCGACGCGCGACTACGACGCCGACCTTCTCGCGCGCGTCGACGGCCTCGTCGCCGACCGCCTGCCCGTCGACCACCTCGCCGACCTGCTGCCCGACGTCCTGGTCGCGGGCCAGGAGGCCGGCCGGCTGACCGACGAGGGCGCCGCCCTGCTCGACCCGACGGGCACGCTGCGCGCCGGCACGCCGCTGTGCCCGCCGGAGGGCGACGCGGGCACCGGCATGGTCGCGACCGCGTCCGTCGCCCCGCGCACGGCCAACATCAGCGTCGGGACCAGCATCTTCGCGATGGTCGTGCTCGAGCAGCCGCTCGCGGCCGTGCACCACGAGATCGACCTGGTGACGACGCCCGCGGGGGACCTCGTCGCGATGGTCCACTGCAACAACGGCGCGAGCGAGCTGGGGGAGTGGGCCGGCGTGTTCGGCCGCTTCGCCACCGCGCTGGGGTCCGACGCGGGCGCCGACGAGGTCTTCGGCGTCCTGCTGCGCGAGGCGCTCGACGGCGACGCCGACGGCGGCGGGCTGCTCGCGTACAACTACCTGGCGGGCGAGCCGATCACGGGCCTGGACCAGGGGCGTCCGTTGATCGTGCGGACCCCCGACAGCCGGCTCACGCTCGCCAACGTCGTCCGCACGCAGGTGTACGGCGCGTTCGGCACCCTGAGCCTGGGCATGCGGATCCTCGCGGCCGAGGGCGTCGAGGTCGACACGATGTACGCCCACGGCGGCCTGTTCCGGACCGCGGGCGTCGCGCAGCGGCTGCTCGCCGCGGCCGTCGGCGCCCCCGTCGCCGTCGGACGCACCGCGGGCGAGGGCGGCGCGTGGGGGATCGCGGTGCTCGCCGGCTACCTCGCGAGCGGGGCGACGCAGGACCTCGGCACGTACCTGACGACGCGCGTCTTCGCGGACGCCGAGATCGACGTCGTGCAGCCCGACCCGGCCGACGTCGCCGGCTACGCCACCTACCTCGAGCGCTACGAGGCCGGCCTGGCCGTCGAGCGCCTCGCCACCGAGGTGCTCTGA